One Candidatus Cloacimonadota bacterium DNA segment encodes these proteins:
- a CDS encoding M23 family metallopeptidase, which yields MIVKRNRLFLFKKINLLLLSLLISFIILSACISQASNLETDEIDHHIYVGGTLNQGETLAQALQNKGLGYSTFTPLLNQLNSVYNLRRCQPADSFLVKLDTLNVIHQLSYFPVREKIITYSVLRDSSGTYYPQVDTLKTEKVLRKVDTAISGSLYSSLRVLGEGPHLIVNFAEIFQWDFDFFLDTREGDRIAFVYEQYMLNGEFVQYGNILVAEYNGANYRNRAYRYVNNEGLAKYYNKEGKSFQKAFLRSPLNYTRISSRFSTGRYHPILKIVRPHNGVDYAAPTGTPVVAAADGIVSHVGWKGGHPTVNGMSGGYGRTVMIRHSNGYETLYGHLNGYAQGIRKGVRVTQNQVIGYVGQTGLATGPHLHYTVYLNNVAIDPLRMNNEPGPPVPKSEMDKFKSLTEKLDNYIGHPVDYFLNYVLN from the coding sequence ATGATAGTAAAAAGGAATCGATTATTCCTATTTAAAAAAATCAATTTATTGCTTCTCTCTCTCTTGATTTCTTTCATAATTTTATCTGCCTGCATAAGCCAAGCCAGCAACCTAGAAACTGATGAAATCGATCATCATATTTATGTCGGTGGTACTTTAAATCAAGGAGAAACATTAGCACAAGCATTACAAAATAAAGGGTTAGGATATTCAACCTTTACCCCATTACTCAATCAACTAAACAGCGTGTATAATTTACGCCGGTGTCAGCCAGCTGATAGTTTTCTTGTTAAGTTAGACACTTTAAATGTTATTCATCAGTTATCATATTTTCCAGTAAGAGAGAAAATAATAACATATTCCGTACTTAGAGATTCAAGTGGAACTTATTATCCTCAAGTTGATACCTTAAAAACAGAGAAGGTCTTACGAAAGGTTGATACTGCGATCTCCGGTTCTCTCTATTCCTCTCTTCGCGTTTTAGGTGAAGGTCCGCATCTGATTGTTAATTTTGCTGAGATTTTTCAATGGGATTTTGATTTTTTCCTTGATACAAGAGAAGGTGATCGGATTGCCTTTGTGTATGAACAGTATATGCTTAATGGTGAGTTTGTTCAATACGGTAATATCCTTGTAGCTGAATACAATGGTGCCAACTATAGAAATCGAGCTTATCGTTATGTAAACAACGAAGGACTTGCCAAATATTATAATAAAGAGGGGAAATCATTTCAAAAAGCGTTTTTGAGATCACCATTAAATTATACCAGAATAAGCTCACGCTTCTCAACGGGTAGATATCATCCAATTTTGAAAATTGTTAGACCCCATAATGGAGTTGATTATGCTGCCCCAACAGGTACTCCTGTCGTTGCTGCTGCTGACGGCATAGTAAGTCATGTTGGTTGGAAAGGTGGACATCCTACAGTAAATGGGATGTCCGGTGGTTATGGACGAACCGTGATGATCCGTCATAGTAACGGATACGAAACTTTATACGGTCATTTAAATGGTTATGCACAAGGTATACGTAAAGGTGTGCGAGTAACTCAGAATCAAGTAATAGGTTATGTTGGACAGACCGGTTTAGCTACTGGACCTCATTTACATTATACTGTTTATCTCAATAATGTAGCGATAGATCCTTTAAGGATGAATAATGAACCAGGTCCCCCGGTTCCTAAAAGCGAAATGGATAAATTTAAGAGTTTGACAGAAAAATTGGATAACTATATTGGGCATCCTGTTGATTATTTTTTGAACTATGTATTGAACTGA
- a CDS encoding NDNF family protein: protein MIDHVLKKRCLRTALLFCCLLILIPIFALSERDLTTDEESEFIVRNLIVEDIPDDDGSGLMLSWEPLGIDRRIIEYRVYRGAAPDSLFYIGNIPINPRTGFPGDRVYYYDSGYTMFVSITSPARLRQEVQQPAGSPLFREIPRDLTITGPKLERYDILAVIPKKQFYYHAEKITIEEEDEDGEITTDYYAGLRLRQYQYLLKKLKPDTPYYYTVVAVNEQRRFSPYAPIVEGIPRRNRPEQTRDFYAVFIQDIERLQFEWSLPLNPDIIRFYNVYLLHQNDLQAFNNYNDEIRRLDENRLARLDDSDISVIEPTLSNPGQLLYRRQTATPYTSMNTGFIDIEDGIVSDPDHNIDLSINSANIDQYYAVFSLLDWYGGETFTQPVKFLTIVENDLPSPPDFTIIDKPNDQGDYNLVYWDKPVVFLTNSSVLNQERTRLTINYEFETNKNYKVRSIYFDIYDDEDEPITTINEFYQNLRFNITLPDKYSIDSPEYDENRRIKFRMHFKVSGNELSDDYVFYQEMAFDSEYLTYRPRELYLGNEKVHDYSYLVYKKPYSGEIFRQSARAAGVVREIDDNIRYEASIFKGTPRYYPEKNLLLVDTRMNAFYDKEEKRTVFTNIFLSVVEKNIDNYQAEIEKYTELLEAAETDDERAQHQMYIDHYQNLLAANDYEFIQEANSKPNDRVRMKFITERREGELRTFQYKIVKTDGSARFVETDVYEDEDGNVYFFPEPNWFNNERLPTLIASLLFGLLVFFMVKRAKQGHDMYIRPIAGIQEIDNAIGRATEMGRPILFQPGLSGIGDVATLAGLAILGRVATKAAEYDTRILVPVRDYIVLPIAQEIVKEAHHEAGRPDTYDKSSVFFITTDQFAFVAGVNGVMVREKCATCFYMGMFFAEALIMTETGNSIGAVQIAGSDAVTQIPFFITTCDYTLIGEELYGASAYLSREPLMMGTLKAVDVTKFLILLGIVIGTILSTSHLTFFINIFPDK, encoded by the coding sequence ATGATTGATCATGTTTTAAAAAAGCGATGTTTAAGGACAGCATTGCTTTTCTGTTGTTTGCTAATCCTAATACCAATCTTTGCCTTATCAGAGAGAGATTTAACTACAGACGAAGAATCGGAATTTATTGTTCGCAATCTGATTGTTGAAGATATCCCTGATGATGATGGTAGTGGATTAATGCTAAGTTGGGAACCATTAGGTATTGATAGAAGAATTATTGAATACAGGGTTTATAGAGGAGCTGCTCCCGATAGTCTTTTCTATATTGGCAATATTCCAATAAATCCTCGCACTGGTTTTCCGGGTGATAGAGTTTACTACTATGATAGCGGTTATACCATGTTTGTAAGTATAACATCTCCGGCAAGATTACGGCAAGAAGTGCAGCAACCGGCAGGGAGTCCTCTATTCAGAGAAATACCACGGGATTTAACTATAACAGGACCTAAATTAGAAAGATATGATATCCTTGCAGTAATCCCTAAGAAACAGTTTTACTATCATGCAGAAAAAATTACTATCGAAGAAGAAGATGAAGATGGAGAGATCACAACTGATTATTATGCGGGGCTACGACTGAGACAGTATCAGTACTTGTTAAAAAAGCTCAAACCTGATACACCTTATTATTATACGGTCGTAGCGGTTAATGAACAACGAAGGTTTTCCCCTTATGCTCCAATAGTTGAAGGAATACCAAGAAGAAATAGACCTGAACAGACTCGCGACTTCTACGCTGTTTTTATACAGGATATCGAGCGTTTACAATTTGAATGGTCACTCCCCTTAAATCCTGATATTATAAGATTTTATAATGTGTACCTACTACATCAAAACGACTTACAGGCATTTAATAATTACAATGATGAAATCCGAAGACTTGATGAGAACCGACTTGCCAGACTTGATGATTCAGATATTTCAGTTATCGAACCTACATTATCTAATCCTGGACAATTATTATACAGACGTCAAACAGCGACTCCATATACATCAATGAATACAGGGTTTATTGATATTGAAGATGGCATTGTATCCGACCCTGATCATAACATTGATTTATCCATTAATAGTGCAAACATTGATCAGTATTATGCTGTTTTCTCGCTTTTAGATTGGTACGGTGGTGAGACATTTACACAACCAGTAAAATTTTTGACTATAGTAGAAAATGATTTACCATCTCCACCTGATTTTACTATTATAGATAAGCCAAACGATCAGGGTGATTATAATCTTGTTTACTGGGATAAACCAGTAGTTTTTCTTACCAATTCTTCTGTCCTTAATCAAGAAAGAACAAGACTAACTATAAACTATGAATTTGAAACCAATAAGAATTATAAAGTCCGTAGCATCTATTTTGATATCTATGATGACGAAGATGAGCCCATTACAACTATTAATGAATTCTATCAAAATTTAAGATTTAACATAACATTACCTGATAAGTATTCCATAGACTCTCCTGAGTATGATGAGAATCGCAGAATAAAATTCAGAATGCATTTCAAAGTAAGCGGAAATGAGTTATCCGATGATTACGTATTTTATCAGGAAATGGCTTTTGATAGTGAGTATTTAACTTACCGTCCTAGAGAGCTATATCTGGGCAATGAAAAAGTGCATGATTATTCTTATCTGGTTTATAAAAAACCTTACTCAGGAGAAATTTTCCGTCAGAGTGCTCGAGCTGCAGGAGTAGTAAGAGAAATAGACGATAATATCCGTTACGAAGCCTCCATTTTTAAAGGAACTCCAAGGTACTATCCTGAAAAGAATTTGTTATTGGTAGACACAAGAATGAATGCTTTTTATGATAAAGAAGAGAAAAGGACCGTATTTACAAATATTTTTCTTTCTGTAGTAGAAAAGAATATAGATAATTATCAAGCTGAGATAGAAAAATACACTGAATTATTGGAAGCTGCAGAAACCGATGATGAACGAGCACAACATCAGATGTATATTGATCATTATCAAAATTTGTTGGCAGCTAATGATTATGAATTCATTCAAGAAGCCAACAGCAAACCCAATGATCGAGTTCGTATGAAGTTTATTACTGAACGACGTGAAGGAGAATTGAGAACCTTTCAATATAAAATAGTCAAAACAGATGGTAGTGCGAGATTTGTTGAGACAGATGTCTATGAAGATGAAGATGGAAATGTCTATTTCTTCCCTGAACCCAATTGGTTCAACAATGAAAGATTACCGACATTAATCGCTTCTTTGCTTTTCGGATTACTTGTGTTTTTTATGGTTAAACGAGCAAAGCAGGGTCACGATATGTATATCAGACCTATTGCCGGTATTCAAGAAATTGATAATGCCATCGGTCGTGCTACTGAGATGGGACGCCCAATCCTCTTTCAACCCGGTTTATCCGGGATAGGTGATGTAGCTACTTTAGCCGGCTTAGCTATTCTCGGAAGAGTAGCCACAAAGGCAGCAGAATATGATACCAGAATCTTAGTTCCCGTGAGAGACTATATTGTCTTACCGATCGCTCAGGAAATAGTTAAAGAGGCACATCATGAAGCAGGAAGACCTGACACCTATGACAAATCTAGTGTTTTCTTTATCACTACTGACCAATTTGCTTTCGTTGCAGGTGTTAATGGTGTTATGGTTAGAGAGAAATGTGCAACCTGTTTCTATATGGGTATGTTCTTTGCTGAGGCATTGATCATGACCGAAACAGGTAACTCAATTGGAGCTGTTCAGATAGCTGGATCGGATGCTGTTACTCAGATACCATTCTTTATAACGACCTGCGATTATACGCTTATTGGAGAAGAATTATATGGAGCTTCTGCTTATCTATCACGAGAACCTCTAATGATGGGAACACTGAAGGCGGTAGATGTAACTAAATTCTTGATCTTGTTAGGAATTGTTATTGGTACAATTCTCTCGACATCACATTTAACATTCTTTATAAATATATTTCCTGATAAATAG
- a CDS encoding phosphatidylserine decarboxylase, with amino-acid sequence MRLYRKPAYKKIPPIYYIERKTRLLKKELIPAEQWLKWLYHDPFGNLALEAVIKRKAFSRFYGRYMRSPNSSVKIKSFIKLFQIDNSEYEKDINAYTSFNDFFIRKIRKEYRSIDQNPLTVISPVDGKLLAYDNLKQGLHFIAKGHDFSLQEFLNNKKLADEYLHGSMFIFRLTPADYHRFHFPFDCLPSKSHVIKGKYYSVSPISIKKKVKTFYQNKREYTIIRSELFGNVIMAEIGATLVGSIKQTFTPNQTFKKGDEKGYFEYGGSSVILLFKANTIHIDEDLLHNTQLSYETKVRFGERIASIVHKYTRMINKKHE; translated from the coding sequence ATGCGTTTATATAGAAAACCGGCTTATAAGAAAATACCACCTATCTATTATATCGAACGGAAAACACGACTATTAAAAAAAGAGCTGATACCTGCTGAGCAGTGGCTGAAGTGGCTGTATCATGATCCCTTCGGTAATCTGGCATTAGAAGCGGTGATTAAAAGGAAAGCATTCTCCCGTTTTTACGGGCGTTACATGAGAAGCCCCAATTCCTCAGTTAAGATCAAATCGTTTATTAAGCTCTTCCAAATTGATAACAGCGAGTACGAAAAAGATATCAATGCCTATACGTCATTCAATGATTTCTTCATCAGAAAGATAAGAAAAGAATACCGCTCTATAGACCAAAATCCTTTAACTGTAATTTCTCCCGTTGATGGAAAATTACTCGCCTATGATAATCTGAAGCAAGGACTCCATTTTATTGCTAAGGGACACGATTTCTCCCTTCAAGAATTCTTGAATAACAAGAAATTAGCCGATGAATATCTGCACGGTAGTATGTTTATTTTTCGCTTAACTCCGGCAGATTATCACCGCTTTCATTTCCCCTTTGATTGTCTCCCCTCGAAATCTCATGTCATAAAAGGGAAATACTATTCCGTCTCACCCATATCTATCAAGAAGAAGGTAAAAACCTTTTATCAAAATAAGCGCGAATATACTATTATTAGATCGGAACTCTTCGGTAATGTCATAATGGCAGAGATCGGTGCAACCTTAGTTGGCAGTATCAAACAGACCTTTACTCCAAACCAAACATTCAAAAAGGGGGATGAAAAAGGGTATTTTGAATATGGTGGTTCATCTGTCATTCTTCTCTTTAAAGCAAACACCATTCATATTGATGAAGACTTGCTCCATAATACGCAGCTCTCATATGAAACAAAAGTCCGGTTCGGAGAACGAATAGCAAGCATTGTCCACAAATACACACGAATGATAAACAAAAAACACGAATAA